The genomic segment ATATGCCTTTAAATTATCAGGGTTAGAAGCGATAAGATCATTATACTGTTTGATTGCACTTTCGATCTTGCCTGTTTTTTTATAGGTGGTAGCCAGTTTTTTATTTAAAGCATCATCATCAGGAAAACGGGATGAAGCATCTTCCAGATAGGGGAGAGCCTCTTCATAATACTCCAGATCAAAGAGCAGATTACCAAGTTCCTGATATGCCATATCCATGGTATCTGTGAGTGCAATTACAATTTCATATGCTTCCTGTGCCAGGTCGTAATATTCTATATCACGATAAAGCTCTGCTATTCGCATACCTATTTTAGGATTTTCTGCATAATCACTCATTTGTTCAAGAGCTGCCACAGATTCTTCATACATCTCCATTTTTGTATAGACAATGCTTAACTGATTCAGAATATCATCATTTGTGGGATCCAGCTCATGTGCCTGCTGGAAATATTCAACGGAATTTTCGTAATTACGCTCAATATAACTGATAGCACCCAGATAATAAAATGCCTGAACATTTTTGGGGTCTGAGCCCAGAACTGCCAGGAATGATTCTGCTGCCTGCTCAAAATTATGAGTAGAATATTGCTGCATGGCAATATCCATGATCATTTCAAAGGAACCCTGACAGGAATTATCAAGCTCACAAAATATATTTTCTTTCATGGTTGCCAGTCGTTCATCAGTGCTTTTAGTTACTGTAAATACAGTATTTATAAATTCATCGGTTTTTGTAGAAAGAATATTGATGGATAAACGGTAATTATTATTTCCTGAGGATGTTACATCACCCCACATGATAATTTCCGCACCGATCTTTCTGGCAATATCAAGTTTTTCTTCTTTTTTTAAATAAATAAATTCTTTGGAGCTTTCTGATTTAATAGATTTTGCTGTCTTTTTAATGTCCATCAATTCATATTTTTCATCTGCTTTAAATAATTCCTTGAAATCACTCCTTATTAATCGGTTTACAATATAATCACTATCACGGTCTTTTTTTTCAATACTGCCTAAAGCCACTTTTATTGGTTCTGCAAAAATCGTAAATGCCAGAAACAGGCTAAGTAACAATATAATACTCTTTCTCATTTTACCTCCATTTTCGATAAACTATTAGTTTCTATTTTTTTTAATACATCTCTCAAGACAAGCTTTTTTCACAATTATCTTAAAATATTTCAAATCACGCATCTCCCCGAAATTAAATTACTGTGCTTTTGTACCAGGCTCTGGGGGGCAGACCCGCGTGTCTGTCCAGAATTTGCAGCTTAAATATTATTGTTCCGTGTATATTAGAAAAGTAGAAAACCGAAAAAAATATATAATAAGCGGGCAATTATGGAAGCATCTGCGAACAGAAATTAAGAATTTTCAGCCTATGAATGCGAATTTTGGTATCCTTCCACCTTTGGCAGAAAAAATCAGAGATAAGAAGAAAAAGAAGTCTGCTCTTATTGAACGGGCTTTGCAGGCTTTGAGATAGTTTTTTATATCACACTCGTTGTATCAAGACCATCCCTGGTCTTGGTCTTTTCTGCGTATACAGACCATCTTGGTCTGATTACATTTCTTTAATTCAGAGCAGGGATGTTCTGGTTACGCAGAATTTGTCCGTGAAGTCAGTTGTTAAATCTATTTCTCTTATTTAGCAGCGAACAAACGCGAACAATCGCGAACTAAAAAAGCTATCAATATAAAACCAACAGCTATAAAATTATATCTCTTCAGTTCGTTTTGTTAGTCTTGTTCGTTGCTCATTAAATCTTATATTACATTCAGTTTGTTCGCGCTTGTTCGGTTAGTTCGCGGCTTAATTATTCTTACATTTAATTTTACATTTTCAATTTTACATTTGCTGTAGCCCTTTCCCTTAGCTAGAGCAAGGATGCTCTGGGTACGCAAACTAAAAAACCGCCCCGGAGAGGGGCGGTTCGTTGAGTAAAGAGGAGAGAGATTTATTTCATCAGAATAAGCTTCTGAATCTGTTCTGTTCCACTTGCAGTCATCTTCACAAAGTAAATTCCACTTGCGTGGCCAGCAGCATGCCAATCTACAGGGTATGTTCCTGCTTCCTTGTGTTCATTGACAAGTTCAACTACCTTCTGTCCCTTGATATTATATACTGAAATATTTACATTACCAGCTTCTGAGGTCTGATAAACAATTTTTGTTT from the Candidatus Stygibacter australis genome contains:
- a CDS encoding tetratricopeptide repeat protein, whose translation is MRKSIILLLSLFLAFTIFAEPIKVALGSIEKKDRDSDYIVNRLIRSDFKELFKADEKYELMDIKKTAKSIKSESSKEFIYLKKEEKLDIARKIGAEIIMWGDVTSSGNNNYRLSINILSTKTDEFINTVFTVTKSTDERLATMKENIFCELDNSCQGSFEMIMDIAMQQYSTHNFEQAAESFLAVLGSDPKNVQAFYYLGAISYIERNYENSVEYFQQAHELDPTNDDILNQLSIVYTKMEMYEESVAALEQMSDYAENPKIGMRIAELYRDIEYYDLAQEAYEIVIALTDTMDMAYQELGNLLFDLEYYEEALPYLEDASSRFPDDDALNKKLATTYKKTGKIESAIKQYNDLIASNPDNLKAYYNLVNAYTSINDYQKALDTALKLEKKDSENPNAYIMLANSYSSLKMYNDAEKAAKKVLELSPKDYQAFRILSEIYQGRGYVKYEKYLDYDEKTKDLYGTEADEMIEKRDTAKQEAYDLFTTSIEYLKQAKGLTSQPSELGYITEREKTLKQLLEATKKSFF